The genomic stretch GCCACCTTAAAATGTGGAATGGTTTGCTTGAGGAAATCAGGACACGGTTGGAAATCCGCATCGAAAATTGCAACGAACTCGTAATCTTTCACATAATCACAGTTCATAGCAGACTTGAGATTTCCTGCTTTGTAACCTGTTCTAAACTTCCTATGACGGTAGATGATATTGACGCCTTTCTGACTCCACTTCGCGACTTCTCCTTTGATTAACCACTGTATGCTCTCATCATCAGAGTCGTCGAGAACTTGAACAAGTAACCGATCTTTCGGCCAATCAAGTTGACAGACTGCAGAAATAGATTGTTCATATACCTACATTGAATACCAAACTCACCATCATAATCAGCCAGAATCAATTCattcaaaatcaatttttttcaCCACAAAACCGGAAAATGCATGGATTAACCTCATAGAATGTTTAAAGGAACCAACTATTGGCTTTGGATTAAGGTCACCACCGACAAAAAAAATTCTTGTACTTTTTAAAACAAGAAGTAAAAAACAGTAGGAAGGTACTAACTAAGTACACAAAAACCATGAATAAGAGAAAAGTTTCACCTCTTTCTCATTGCACATAGGAATCTGAACAAGCACCAAAGGATAACCATAATTTGAACCTTCCAAATCATCTTCCACATTTCCATCAACAGTAATTGGTTTAATCTTTTTGAATTTGATCCAAAAGCAACCAAGACACAACACCATTCGATCTATAGACTGAATCAAGAACAGAATTATGCAGAAATTGGAAAGGTATTGAATTGGTGGTGCAATATAATCAACCCTAAACTCCAACCACTTAACATAAACCTCATGAAACAACCCTTTAATCTCCCAAGTTTGTGGAACATGCAAATTATGATTGTGAAAATAGTACAAACCTTTGAAATGAGCAATAAGTTCAAACAAAAGAAATGCCATAGCCATCACCAAAAACGCAACAATCACTCTAAAAAGCAACTTTGCTTTCATAGATTTATCACTCTCATCACTTTCCACAGCACCAAAAAATAGTCTTTTTTTGACAGAACTTAGCAGTGAACAAAGAGAATTTCCTAACCAAGCAACACAATTTACAGCTTTATGAGCTTTGAGAAGCAAAACCCATGTGAATTGTTTAGCATTTTTGGTTCTATCTCTGTTAACCGGTTGAAAAGCTGAATCAGGACCATTTATTTCAAGCACTGAGTAATTTGGATTCTCCATAGTAACAACAACAGGGTTACCTTTCTTTGAAGTTGTAGTTGAATTTGAAGCCTCTTTAACCCAACCCCACTTGGAAAAATCTATACTTGGAGCCATTTTCGTGAAACAAAACACTAATACTCAAAAGGGGTGGAAGATTTCATGAACATTGAAGAAAAACATTACTGAGAAACTCATAGAAGTGAGTGTTGTGTCAGATCCACTAGTTTTAGAATGCTGTGAGCAAAGAAGTAAAAGCCATTTTTTCTCCCAAGAATGCAGCAAGGTAGGGAATAGACAGTGTTTGAGGTTGTTTTATTGGTTTCTTTTTCTAGCATTGGAGTAGAAAAATGTGTGTTCTACTAGTACATTGTATTTTTATACGGTTTtcaaatttaaaattattttttttctttcaagTTTGTTACTTTCACTAAAAAAATGATATCCACAGTGAATAGTGATACTGTGGTGTTTGAAATGAAAGATGAGAGAGAAGTAATCTTATTGAGATTGTTAAGACGTAATCCATGTGCGGTCTGTCCATCATTACTCAAcaagtttttatttttttaaatcaaCTACTCTCGTGTCTACTATTAAGTGCctcttaatatatatatatatatatatatatatatatatatatatatatatatatatatatatatatatatatatatatatatatatatatatatgaagtTTGAAAAGTTGAATAAGTGTTATTGATTATTATAGTTtgtctttttatttttatttgaggTTTCTATGAAACTGGAAGATTTATATAAAGTTATTGTATTCTCGTATTGTAATAACAAGAAGTGATCTCATTTGATTAATATTATTAAAGTTATTATTACTTTTTCATTTGGTATCAGAGTTCCATCACGGGGCCTGAAATAGTGAGTAAACTAGAGTGTTTGAGAGGAAAAACACTAGAGTGACTGAAAGACGTGAAATGGTTGAATCGAACAATTTTACCGCACCAAGTGTGCCCAAGTTTGATGGAGATTATGATCATTAGAGTTTGATCATAGAGAATCTACTCGATCAAAGGAGTATTGGAGTGTTATTGAGTCTGGAATAAAAGAACCAAAGGAGAATGAAGAGATAATTGCAGCACAACAAAAGACATTGGATGAAGAAAAACTCAAAGATCTGAAAGCAAAGAACTATATATTTCAGGCCATTGACAAATCCCTCTTAAAACCTATTATCCAAAAAGAAACAGCTAAACAACTGTGGGAATCCATGAAAGCCAAGTACAAAGGAAGCA from Lathyrus oleraceus cultivar Zhongwan6 chromosome 7, CAAS_Psat_ZW6_1.0, whole genome shotgun sequence encodes the following:
- the LOC127106414 gene encoding probable xyloglucan glycosyltransferase 5, with protein sequence MAPSIDFSKWGWVKEASNSTTTSKKGNPVVVTMENPNYSVLEINGPDSAFQPVNRDRTKNAKQFTWVLLLKAHKAVNCVAWLGNSLCSLLSSVKKRLFFGAVESDESDKSMKAKLLFRVIVAFLVMAMAFLLFELIAHFKGLYYFHNHNLHVPQTWEIKGLFHEVYVKWLEFRVDYIAPPIQYLSNFCIILFLIQSIDRMVLCLGCFWIKFKKIKPITVDGNVEDDLEGSNYGYPLVLVQIPMCNEKEVYEQSISAVCQLDWPKDRLLVQVLDDSDDESIQWLIKGEVAKWSQKGVNIIYRHRKFRTGYKAGNLKSAMNCDYVKDYEFVAIFDADFQPCPDFLKQTIPHFKGNPELALVQARWTFVNKDENLLTRLQNINLCFHFEVEQQVNGIFLNFFGFNGTAGVWRVKALEESGGWLERTTVEDMDIAVRAHLNGWKFIYLNDVKVLCELPESYEAYKKQQHRWHSGPMQLFRVCLPAIITSKITFWKKTNLILLFFLLRKLILPFYSFTLFCIILPLTMFVPEAELPIWVICYIPVFMSFLNILPAPKSFPFIVPYLLFENTMSVTKFNAMVSGLFQLGSSYEWIVTKKSGRSSEPDLLAAEERDSKAMSLQLHRGTSDSGLSELNKIKKLQDTVPAKKMNKIYKKELALAFLLLTAAIRSLLSAQGMHFYYLLFQGVAFLLVGLDLIGEQMS